A genomic stretch from Rhodomicrobium vannielii ATCC 17100 includes:
- a CDS encoding ceramide glucosyltransferase, translating into MRPLRGLDAYDKLTLRSGFTLDYPDYELIFCCEDANDPALHLVRDLIAAHPEISARVLIGPDKTTANPKLNNVIKGWEAASHDWVILADCNVLMPSDYIQRLLEGWRGDTGVLCSPPVGCMPKGIWAEVECAFLNTYQLRWQYAADSVGLGFAQGKTMLWRRSQLDQAGGIRALGEEIAEDAAATKIVRRQGLRVRLVDRPFGQPLGHRSRAQVWNRQVRWARLRRATFPTVFIPELLSSSLLPILAGAYTADNAGLSPTYALLILMVLWFGSEAALAKVSGWHLTPTSPVAWALRDLMLPVLWIAAWSGDSFSWRGNELHLTRTTEA; encoded by the coding sequence TTGCGCCCTTTGCGCGGACTTGACGCCTATGATAAGCTCACGTTGCGATCGGGCTTTACACTCGACTATCCAGATTATGAGCTCATCTTTTGCTGCGAGGATGCAAACGATCCTGCTTTGCATCTCGTAAGAGACTTAATCGCCGCCCATCCCGAGATCTCCGCGCGGGTCTTGATTGGACCGGACAAGACGACAGCCAATCCGAAACTTAACAACGTCATCAAAGGGTGGGAGGCGGCAAGCCACGATTGGGTCATCCTCGCGGATTGCAATGTCCTCATGCCTTCGGACTATATCCAGCGTCTCCTTGAAGGATGGCGAGGAGACACCGGAGTCCTTTGCTCCCCACCAGTGGGTTGCATGCCAAAGGGCATTTGGGCCGAAGTTGAATGCGCATTTCTGAACACCTATCAACTGCGCTGGCAGTACGCCGCTGACAGCGTCGGGCTTGGCTTTGCCCAGGGAAAAACGATGCTTTGGCGCCGATCGCAGCTTGATCAAGCTGGCGGTATCCGCGCGCTTGGCGAAGAGATCGCCGAAGATGCCGCCGCGACGAAGATCGTAAGGCGCCAGGGGCTTCGCGTCCGACTTGTTGATCGCCCTTTCGGACAGCCATTGGGGCATCGATCCCGCGCCCAAGTTTGGAACAGACAGGTTCGGTGGGCGCGGCTAAGGCGCGCGACATTTCCGACCGTGTTCATTCCGGAGCTGCTTTCCAGTAGCCTGTTGCCGATACTTGCAGGTGCCTACACAGCAGACAATGCCGGCCTGTCGCCAACATACGCCCTGCTAATCCTTATGGTTCTTTGGTTTGGAAGTGAGGCAGCTCTCGCAAAAGTATCGGGTTGGCATTTAACGCCTACGTCTCCGGTTGCTTGGGCTTTACGCGACCTGATGCTGCCTGTGCTGTGGATCGCGGCTTGGTCAGGGGACAGCTTTTCATGGCGCGGCAATGAACTTCACCTCACCCGCACGACGGAGGCCTGA
- a CDS encoding DUF3644 domain-containing protein, with translation MPVRRRGNKLESWEVALIKAMIGDERWPNDQDILAYFTRPTRSINHRAISEIRTSAKHAAVKAADADELDSFIASWPAVDPETGLALRGDELLLKAREAMIAAVHTFNSAGLTFRAELFIVTAIIAWTYLLHAWFKREGIDYRHTKNEGGQKVVVKTPNGADKFWEVEQCLKHERCPVEQGARDNLRFLLELRHEIEHRSTNRVDEAVSAKLQACCLNFNDTIKQHFGPQYGLERRLPIALQFVTFSPDQRALLKKAGTLPRHIETMMEGFERHLTPEQQADPRYAHRLFMIRKTANRAPSSDLAVELVPPNSRVAQKFDIALKEVEKKKYLPTEVVRKIRAEGWNRFTRSFGRGSKQRSLPRVMVSLLSETRGAGTKHGWIASGRNASRTVRNTVFNQPLKREPQWVKHMT, from the coding sequence ATGCCGGTGCGCAGGCGGGGGAATAAGCTTGAAAGCTGGGAAGTCGCCCTAATCAAGGCAATGATAGGCGATGAGCGCTGGCCGAACGATCAAGATATCCTTGCCTATTTCACTCGTCCGACGCGCTCTATAAATCACCGCGCTATCAGCGAAATTCGTACCAGCGCGAAGCACGCAGCGGTTAAAGCCGCTGATGCTGATGAATTGGATAGCTTCATTGCCTCATGGCCAGCAGTCGACCCGGAAACCGGTCTAGCATTGCGCGGCGATGAATTGCTTCTGAAAGCCCGCGAAGCGATGATTGCGGCCGTGCACACATTCAATAGTGCGGGGCTCACGTTCCGCGCCGAGTTGTTTATTGTCACTGCTATCATCGCTTGGACCTACCTTTTGCATGCTTGGTTCAAACGCGAAGGCATCGACTACCGGCACACAAAAAACGAGGGCGGTCAGAAAGTCGTCGTCAAAACGCCGAACGGTGCTGACAAGTTTTGGGAAGTTGAGCAGTGTCTAAAACATGAACGCTGTCCGGTCGAACAAGGAGCCAGGGATAACCTCCGATTCCTTTTGGAACTTCGCCACGAGATTGAGCATCGTTCGACCAACCGGGTAGACGAAGCCGTGAGTGCAAAGCTTCAGGCGTGCTGCCTGAATTTCAATGACACTATTAAGCAGCACTTCGGTCCACAATACGGCCTTGAGCGCCGTTTGCCGATAGCGCTGCAATTCGTGACTTTCAGCCCCGACCAGCGGGCGCTTCTGAAAAAAGCTGGAACACTGCCTCGCCACATCGAAACGATGATGGAGGGATTCGAACGCCATTTGACCCCCGAGCAACAGGCCGATCCACGCTATGCCCATCGGCTTTTCATGATACGAAAAACAGCTAATCGGGCTCCAAGCTCTGATTTGGCTGTTGAGCTTGTGCCACCTAACTCAAGGGTTGCTCAAAAATTTGACATCGCCCTAAAGGAGGTTGAGAAGAAAAAATACCTACCAACAGAAGTTGTGAGGAAGATTCGAGCAGAGGGCTGGAACCGCTTCACACGAAGCTTTGGAAGAGGCTCGAAGCAAAGAAGCCTGCCAAGGGTTATGGTGTCGTTGCTGTCGGAAACACGTGGTGCTGGTACGAAACATGGCTGGATCGCGTCAGGGAGGAATGCGAGCAGAACCGTGAGAAATACCGTTTTCAACCAGCCCCTCAAGCGGGAGCCGCAGTGGGTCAAGCACATGACCTAA
- a CDS encoding restriction endonuclease, with product MLPVLKAANSGEVRIGDVVRALAEALALSDEDRAILLPSGRQTLFANRVHWAKTYLAKAGLVENTRRGHFRITPRGSEVLAANPDRIDNRFLSRFEEFRLFTDRSAASFEEAPSLAAESSADQTPDEVMRTAHRRIEAALAQELLDRVRAAPPEFFERLIVNLLLAMGYGGSAAEAGRALGGSGDDGVDGVIDQDALGLDRFYIQAKRYAAGNTVGSGAIRDFFGSLGRHKAAKGLFVTTSAFTASARETADYLSKRIVLIDGEHLTRLMIRYNIGCRIEETLHVKRLDEDFFE from the coding sequence ATGCTGCCGGTGCTCAAGGCTGCCAATAGCGGAGAAGTGCGCATTGGCGACGTTGTTCGTGCGCTGGCGGAAGCTCTGGCCTTGAGCGATGAAGACCGCGCGATCTTGCTGCCGTCCGGGCGACAGACCTTGTTCGCCAACCGGGTCCATTGGGCAAAGACCTATCTTGCCAAGGCGGGTTTGGTCGAAAACACACGACGTGGCCATTTCCGTATCACGCCGCGCGGAAGCGAGGTGCTGGCGGCAAACCCCGACCGCATAGACAATCGGTTCTTGAGCCGGTTTGAGGAATTCCGGCTGTTTACGGATCGTTCGGCGGCATCGTTTGAAGAGGCCCCGTCCCTTGCCGCTGAAAGCAGTGCCGATCAGACACCCGACGAGGTGATGAGAACAGCGCATCGGCGTATCGAGGCGGCTCTTGCTCAGGAATTGCTGGATCGGGTGCGTGCCGCGCCCCCTGAGTTTTTCGAGCGGCTTATCGTGAACCTTCTGCTCGCCATGGGGTATGGAGGTTCGGCAGCGGAGGCAGGCCGCGCCTTGGGCGGAAGCGGCGATGACGGCGTGGACGGGGTCATCGATCAGGACGCGCTTGGGCTCGACCGCTTTTATATCCAGGCCAAGCGCTACGCGGCGGGCAACACCGTGGGGTCGGGCGCGATTCGTGACTTTTTCGGCAGCCTTGGTCGGCACAAGGCCGCCAAGGGCCTGTTCGTCACCACGTCAGCATTCACGGCGAGCGCGCGCGAAACGGCCGACTATCTAAGCAAACGCATCGTGCTGATCGACGGCGAACACCTTACGCGGCTCATGATCCGCTACAATATCGGCTGTCGGATCGAAGAAACGCTGCATGTCAAAAGGCTGGACGAAGATTTCTTTGAATAA
- a CDS encoding class I SAM-dependent DNA methyltransferase, giving the protein MIGELGEAYTLALRQAWPEVPSGVDLVCYWFASAFANMLEGKLERAGLVATNSIRSGANREPLKNIVDKGRIFAAWSDEEWTIEGAAVRVSLVCFDVTNGQTAASNGLDLTRTQRLDQNKGVCFVGVILNGEFELPAALARAMLAAPRNVNGRANSDVLKPSLNGDDFNGLRPDKWVIDFGTEVSEKESSYYETPYAYIEKRVRPYRQRLKNDGSFAVRAKIEREVWWRHARSRPKMREALNGFSRYIGTPMVSSYRTFGFLPSSVLPDQKLVVFAKDDFTTLGILHSKFHDVWTFNKCSWIGAGNDITYSNTEVFLTFPFPEGLTPDISAAIYADDPRAQAIALAAARLNELRENWLNPPDLVRREPEVVPGYPDRVLPVNDAAAKELAKRTLTNLYNARPAWLDHAHRALDEAVADAYGWGADFRAGKLTDDEILARLFRLNQERAAEQSKATRAYVSETVEVCG; this is encoded by the coding sequence ATGATCGGCGAATTAGGCGAGGCTTACACGCTAGCCTTACGCCAGGCATGGCCGGAAGTGCCAAGCGGCGTCGATCTGGTGTGTTACTGGTTTGCTAGCGCATTTGCAAACATGCTAGAGGGCAAACTCGAACGCGCCGGATTGGTAGCGACTAATTCGATCCGGAGCGGGGCTAACAGGGAACCGCTCAAGAACATTGTCGACAAGGGGCGAATTTTCGCTGCATGGAGCGACGAAGAATGGACTATTGAAGGAGCCGCAGTGCGGGTTTCGCTCGTCTGCTTCGACGTTACCAATGGCCAAACGGCCGCTTCGAACGGCTTGGATTTAACCAGAACACAGCGGCTCGATCAGAATAAGGGCGTTTGCTTTGTAGGGGTAATATTGAATGGAGAGTTTGAACTCCCCGCCGCGTTGGCTAGGGCAATGCTGGCCGCACCACGTAACGTAAACGGGCGAGCAAACAGCGACGTTTTGAAGCCAAGTCTCAACGGAGACGATTTCAACGGGCTGCGCCCCGACAAGTGGGTTATCGACTTCGGGACTGAGGTGTCCGAAAAAGAGTCATCATATTATGAAACGCCGTATGCGTATATCGAGAAGCGGGTGCGACCCTACCGTCAGCGGCTCAAAAATGATGGCTCATTTGCTGTACGGGCGAAGATTGAACGAGAAGTTTGGTGGCGACATGCTCGATCACGCCCGAAAATGAGGGAAGCTCTGAACGGATTTAGCCGTTACATCGGCACACCAATGGTATCGAGCTATCGGACATTTGGCTTTCTGCCGTCTTCCGTGCTGCCTGATCAAAAGCTCGTCGTATTTGCTAAGGATGACTTTACGACACTCGGAATATTACACTCCAAATTCCATGATGTTTGGACTTTTAATAAGTGTTCGTGGATAGGTGCGGGAAACGACATCACTTATTCGAACACGGAAGTATTCTTGACGTTCCCTTTTCCGGAAGGCCTCACCCCCGACATTTCCGCTGCCATTTATGCCGACGACCCCCGCGCACAGGCTATCGCCTTGGCCGCCGCGAGGCTCAATGAACTGCGCGAGAACTGGCTTAATCCGCCGGACCTCGTGCGACGCGAGCCCGAGGTCGTGCCCGGCTATCCGGATCGCGTCCTGCCGGTAAACGATGCCGCAGCAAAGGAGCTGGCCAAGCGCACCCTCACCAACCTTTATAACGCGCGCCCCGCATGGCTCGATCATGCGCACAGAGCGCTTGATGAGGCGGTTGCGGACGCATATGGCTGGGGCGCAGACTTCCGCGCCGGGAAACTGACCGACGATGAAATTCTTGCCCGCCTATTCCGGCTCAACCAGGAGCGGGCCGCAGAGCAAAGCAAAGCTACCCGTGCATACGTATCCGAGACCGTCGAGGTGTGCGGATGA
- a CDS encoding DNA methyltransferase yields the protein MIALLRATLWLGAEPLMRERMTPHEFLSKWRNVELKERSASQSHFNDICRLLGIEDPIKADPKGTWFTFEKGATKTSGGEGWADVWRKGCFAWEYKGHAANLQKAFDQLLRYSIALESPPLLIVSDMERIRIHTNWTNTVQQVHEITLEDLANGAKRDLLRACFEDPERLRPAKTRQMLTEEAAREFASLAQRLRDRGNEAHQVAHFVNRLVFCMFAEDVRLLPDAIFTRMLEASRSNPSQFSAHAQTLFSAMRSGGMVGFEQVEWFNGGLFDDDSALPLEADDIANLLAAARLDWSEIDPSIFGTLFERGLDPNKRSQLGAHYTDRDKIMQIVRPVIIEPLEREWTEAKAAIAGQMDKAAEARARVPATQAEARKVFMVARRAEEAALRAAKEHHSKFVERLRNFRVLDPACGSGNFLYLSLLALKDIEHRANLDAEALGLGRFAPSVGPENVFGIEINPYAAELARVSVWIGEIQWMRRNGFDAARNPILRTLENIENRDAVLALDGTRAEWPSADVVVGNPPFLGNK from the coding sequence TTGATCGCCCTTTTGCGCGCGACGCTCTGGTTAGGGGCTGAGCCATTGATGCGAGAACGCATGACCCCGCACGAGTTCCTTTCAAAATGGCGCAACGTCGAGCTCAAGGAGCGATCCGCCTCCCAAAGCCACTTCAACGACATTTGTCGCCTGCTCGGCATTGAAGACCCGATCAAAGCCGATCCGAAAGGGACGTGGTTCACGTTCGAGAAGGGCGCGACAAAAACGAGTGGCGGCGAAGGCTGGGCTGATGTTTGGCGAAAGGGCTGCTTCGCCTGGGAATACAAGGGACACGCCGCCAACCTTCAAAAGGCGTTCGACCAGCTTCTTCGCTACTCAATCGCTCTTGAAAGCCCGCCGCTCCTGATCGTGTCCGACATGGAGCGCATTCGCATCCACACCAACTGGACAAACACGGTCCAGCAGGTCCACGAAATCACGCTGGAAGACCTAGCCAATGGGGCGAAGCGCGACTTGCTGCGCGCCTGCTTCGAAGACCCAGAAAGGTTGCGCCCGGCTAAAACCCGTCAAATGCTGACCGAGGAAGCGGCACGGGAATTCGCTTCCCTCGCTCAACGGCTCCGCGACCGTGGGAACGAGGCTCATCAGGTTGCCCATTTCGTCAATCGTCTGGTCTTCTGCATGTTCGCCGAAGACGTTCGTCTGTTACCGGACGCGATATTCACGCGCATGCTGGAGGCGAGCCGGAGCAATCCGAGCCAGTTCTCCGCCCATGCCCAAACCCTGTTTTCTGCGATGCGTTCAGGCGGCATGGTGGGCTTTGAACAAGTCGAATGGTTCAACGGCGGCCTTTTCGACGATGACAGCGCCTTGCCGCTTGAGGCTGACGACATAGCCAACCTGCTTGCCGCCGCGCGACTTGACTGGTCGGAAATTGATCCCTCAATTTTCGGCACCTTATTTGAACGCGGGCTCGATCCCAACAAGCGCAGCCAGCTTGGGGCGCACTATACGGATCGCGACAAGATCATGCAGATTGTGCGGCCGGTGATCATCGAGCCGCTTGAGCGCGAATGGACTGAAGCGAAGGCCGCCATCGCAGGCCAGATGGACAAGGCTGCCGAAGCGCGGGCTCGCGTTCCGGCGACACAGGCCGAGGCCCGCAAGGTGTTTATGGTAGCTCGCCGCGCCGAAGAAGCGGCATTGCGAGCGGCCAAAGAGCATCATTCGAAATTCGTTGAACGGCTTCGCAACTTCCGAGTGCTCGATCCCGCGTGCGGCTCAGGCAATTTTCTTTATCTTTCGCTTCTGGCGCTGAAGGATATAGAGCACCGCGCCAATCTCGACGCCGAAGCGCTGGGGCTCGGGCGATTTGCCCCGTCTGTCGGGCCGGAAAACGTGTTTGGCATCGAAATCAATCCCTATGCAGCAGAACTGGCGCGAGTTTCGGTATGGATCGGCGAAATCCAATGGATGCGCCGCAACGGTTTTGATGCGGCGCGAAATCCGATCCTGCGGACGCTGGAAAACATCGAGAACCGAGATGCCGTTCTCGCCCTCGACGGCACGCGGGCGGAATGGCCCTCAGCGGACGTGGTCGTTGGGAATCCGCCGTTCTTAGGCAACAAGTAA
- the tnpC gene encoding IS66 family transposase, with protein MIAATDQLPDDIGVLKALVAHWAEQASAKDAALAEKDAELARVQGANARLWETLRQLRRAQFGRKSEKLDPDQLSLAMEETEQAIAETGATDETSNATLKASRKGPRSVNRGALPSHLPREEIVIEPESTACPCCGGAMHVMGEDRSERLDVIPAQFKVIVTRRPKYACRACEGAVVQARAPTRLIEAGIPTEALVAHVLTAKYADHCPLYRQAQIYRRQGVDLDRSTLADWVGKAAALLAPLQTRLFEILKTSPKLFADETRCPVLDPGRKRVKLGQLWAYARDDRPWGGSDPPAVVYCYAPGRGSEHVKSHLAGFSGILQVDGYSAYKDLASNRPASAPLILSFCWTHLRRRFYEIAVGGNAPLADAALAQIAALYKIEETIRGQSAEARRKVRQAKSMPLLDRFKSWFEKTLSLVPGGSKMAKAIRYALHHWDGLILFANDGRIEMDTNTVERSIRPLALNRKNALFAGHDRGAEHWGIVASLIETAKLNGVDPQAWLASILSRLVNGWPMRKIDELMPWAFAVHQKAAPVV; from the coding sequence ATGATTGCAGCTACGGATCAGCTCCCTGACGATATCGGCGTCCTGAAAGCTCTGGTGGCGCACTGGGCGGAACAAGCGTCGGCGAAAGACGCAGCGCTCGCCGAAAAGGACGCCGAACTGGCCCGCGTTCAGGGCGCCAATGCGAGATTGTGGGAGACGCTGCGCCAGCTGCGTCGCGCGCAGTTCGGCCGCAAATCGGAGAAGCTCGATCCCGATCAGTTGAGCCTCGCCATGGAGGAGACCGAGCAGGCGATCGCCGAAACGGGTGCCACGGATGAGACCTCGAACGCGACGCTGAAAGCGTCGCGCAAAGGACCCCGCTCTGTCAATCGCGGGGCGCTGCCCTCCCATCTGCCGCGGGAGGAGATCGTCATCGAACCGGAAAGCACAGCTTGTCCGTGTTGTGGCGGTGCCATGCATGTCATGGGCGAGGATCGCTCGGAGCGGCTGGACGTGATCCCGGCCCAGTTCAAAGTGATCGTGACGCGCCGGCCGAAATATGCCTGCCGGGCCTGCGAAGGCGCTGTGGTTCAGGCTCGGGCGCCAACGCGTCTGATCGAGGCCGGCATCCCGACCGAGGCACTGGTCGCTCACGTTCTGACCGCGAAATATGCCGATCACTGTCCGCTGTATCGGCAGGCGCAAATCTATCGCCGCCAGGGCGTCGATCTCGATCGCTCCACGCTCGCTGACTGGGTCGGCAAAGCGGCGGCGCTTCTGGCGCCGCTTCAGACGCGCCTGTTCGAGATCCTGAAAACCTCGCCGAAACTGTTCGCCGACGAGACGCGCTGCCCCGTCCTGGATCCGGGACGAAAGCGCGTGAAGCTCGGCCAGCTCTGGGCTTACGCCCGCGACGACAGGCCCTGGGGCGGCTCCGATCCGCCCGCCGTTGTCTACTGCTATGCGCCAGGCCGCGGATCGGAGCATGTGAAAAGCCATCTCGCAGGCTTCAGCGGGATCCTGCAGGTCGATGGCTATAGCGCCTACAAGGACCTCGCGAGCAACCGGCCAGCGTCGGCACCGCTCATCCTGTCCTTCTGCTGGACGCACCTGAGGAGGCGGTTCTATGAAATCGCTGTGGGCGGCAACGCGCCGCTCGCCGACGCCGCGCTCGCGCAGATCGCAGCGCTTTACAAAATCGAGGAAACCATCCGTGGCCAGAGCGCCGAAGCGCGCCGCAAGGTCCGACAGGCCAAGAGCATGCCGCTACTCGATCGTTTCAAGTCCTGGTTTGAAAAGACCCTCTCCCTCGTTCCCGGCGGCTCCAAAATGGCCAAGGCCATCCGCTATGCTCTCCACCATTGGGACGGCCTCATCCTGTTCGCGAACGACGGGCGCATCGAGATGGACACCAACACCGTCGAGCGTTCCATCAGGCCCTTGGCTCTGAACAGGAAAAACGCACTCTTCGCCGGCCACGACCGCGGAGCAGAGCATTGGGGAATCGTCGCTTCGCTCATTGAAACGGCCAAACTCAATGGCGTCGATCCACAGGCCTGGCTCGCCAGCATTCTCTCACGCCTCGTCAATGGCTGGCCGATGCGCAAAATCGATGAACTCATGCCCTGGGCCTTTGCCGTTCACCAAAAGGCTGCTCCCGTGGTCTGA
- the tnpB gene encoding IS66 family insertion sequence element accessory protein TnpB (TnpB, as the term is used for proteins encoded by IS66 family insertion elements, is considered an accessory protein, since TnpC, encoded by a neighboring gene, is a DDE family transposase.) codes for MIFGAIPPRIYIATRPVDFRKGMDGLAATVQEVLKLDPFCGAAFIFRSKRADRIKILIWDGSGLILIYKRLEDAKFRWPRIEDGVMRLSPAQASALFEGLDWARVRAVRRARPQAVQ; via the coding sequence GTGATTTTCGGCGCCATTCCACCTCGGATTTACATCGCGACGCGGCCTGTCGATTTCAGGAAAGGCATGGATGGGCTTGCGGCCACGGTTCAGGAGGTCTTGAAGCTCGATCCGTTTTGCGGCGCTGCCTTCATCTTCCGCTCCAAGCGGGCGGACCGGATCAAGATTTTGATCTGGGATGGCTCGGGGCTGATCCTGATCTACAAGCGGCTCGAGGATGCGAAGTTCCGCTGGCCAAGGATCGAGGACGGGGTCATGCGTCTGTCGCCTGCGCAAGCGTCCGCCTTGTTCGAGGGCTTGGACTGGGCCCGGGTCCGTGCGGTTCGAAGGGCGCGTCCTCAGGCGGTGCAATAA
- the tnpA gene encoding IS66-like element accessory protein TnpA, giving the protein MSNPGRSPITELASCARADTFQRIEVITGVARRRSWPSDVKAAIVQETLEDGVGVSEVARRHGVAASQLFKWRREAGLRSRPPKPEPVTFAPLLIEKKDAPQPEHKEEAPPSGLIELELAGGRARIPVTAGREVILAIIDGLSMRRR; this is encoded by the coding sequence ATGTCTAATCCTGGTCGTAGTCCTATCACGGAGCTTGCGTCGTGCGCGCGGGCCGACACGTTCCAGCGCATTGAGGTGATCACCGGCGTTGCCCGGCGACGGTCGTGGCCGTCCGATGTGAAGGCGGCGATCGTGCAGGAAACGCTTGAGGACGGGGTCGGCGTTTCCGAGGTTGCGCGCCGACACGGCGTGGCTGCGAGCCAGCTTTTCAAATGGCGCCGTGAAGCGGGGCTCAGATCGCGACCGCCCAAACCAGAGCCGGTGACGTTTGCCCCTTTGCTGATCGAGAAAAAGGATGCGCCTCAGCCTGAGCATAAAGAAGAGGCACCGCCATCCGGGCTGATCGAACTCGAACTCGCAGGGGGACGGGCGCGGATCCCGGTGACGGCCGGCCGCGAGGTTATCCTGGCAATTATCGACGGGCTTTCGATGAGGCGGCGGTGA
- a CDS encoding outer membrane autotransporter barrel: MFARLGINSTVPSLMPPWAERWFSFGASLFVAVTLSVNVQAGSQDVTITVQTVVPPACTVSNTTPVVDLGDITRTGSVSVRVGFSCNSRFAFSLSSQNGAVTLNRTTTANPPFLTSLPYSLSYQLETDAKILVDTCHSGNMKEATSICGGVSNANASAFQKNITLGFSWDSGDQFPIAGTYQDVVFLRISPEL; encoded by the coding sequence ATGTTCGCCAGACTGGGGATCAATTCAACCGTCCCATCGCTGATGCCGCCTTGGGCGGAGCGATGGTTCAGTTTTGGGGCCTCGTTGTTCGTGGCGGTCACATTGTCCGTGAACGTTCAAGCGGGAAGTCAGGACGTCACGATAACCGTCCAGACTGTCGTGCCGCCTGCGTGTACCGTATCGAACACGACGCCGGTCGTCGATCTGGGCGACATCACTCGTACAGGGTCTGTATCTGTGCGGGTCGGCTTCTCCTGCAATTCGCGGTTTGCCTTTTCGCTCAGCTCGCAGAATGGCGCTGTCACGCTAAACCGCACAACAACCGCAAACCCGCCATTTCTGACCAGCCTACCCTATTCGTTATCTTATCAGCTGGAAACGGACGCGAAAATTCTTGTTGACACGTGCCATTCCGGCAACATGAAGGAGGCCACCTCTATCTGTGGAGGCGTCTCGAATGCGAACGCTTCGGCGTTCCAGAAAAATATAACACTCGGATTTTCATGGGATTCCGGAGATCAGTTTCCAATCGCCGGGACTTATCAGGACGTGGTCTTTCTTCGAATTTCGCCTGAGCTCTGA
- a CDS encoding fimbria/pilus periplasmic chaperone — protein sequence MCAFLTRVFFVSMSLAFAGPSAHALGVTPLVVEINSGDPSQRTAQILVNNDSDRDVPIEVVVSRAEIAEDGSRQVTPAPNDFLIFPPSRMLRPHSKQVFRVQWAGTPVARSQTYILAVNQLPVAMPEKKSGFQIVFNFDVVANVAPPSGKKALDVLSSGVVSEDGKKYVSLLLSNPGTVHSKLSEASLTLKSGSWAKTLSPGELEYAVGIGLVQPGKKRRFKLAVPMPADVKNVGAEVELGKAMR from the coding sequence ATGTGTGCATTTTTAACCCGCGTATTCTTCGTTTCTATGTCCCTCGCTTTTGCCGGTCCGTCGGCTCATGCGCTCGGGGTGACGCCACTGGTTGTTGAGATAAACTCGGGTGACCCGTCGCAGCGTACAGCGCAAATCCTGGTCAATAACGATAGCGACAGGGATGTCCCAATCGAGGTCGTCGTTTCGCGCGCGGAGATTGCCGAAGACGGCAGCCGGCAGGTGACGCCAGCGCCGAATGATTTTCTCATCTTCCCGCCGAGCCGAATGCTCAGACCTCACTCGAAGCAGGTTTTCCGCGTGCAGTGGGCGGGCACCCCGGTCGCAAGGAGCCAAACTTATATACTGGCTGTGAACCAGCTACCCGTGGCGATGCCGGAGAAAAAAAGCGGCTTTCAGATCGTGTTTAATTTCGACGTCGTGGCAAACGTCGCCCCGCCCTCGGGAAAAAAGGCGCTCGACGTGCTTTCCAGCGGCGTCGTGAGCGAAGACGGAAAAAAATACGTGAGCCTGCTTCTCAGCAACCCGGGAACCGTGCATTCCAAGCTGAGCGAGGCCTCCTTGACGCTGAAGTCGGGCAGTTGGGCAAAGACGCTTTCCCCGGGCGAGCTGGAATACGCCGTCGGCATTGGCCTCGTCCAGCCGGGTAAGAAAAGACGGTTCAAGCTCGCAGTTCCGATGCCTGCTGACGTGAAAAACGTGGGCGCTGAGGTCGAGCTCGGCAAAGCAATGCGTTAG